In Sorghum bicolor cultivar BTx623 chromosome 8, Sorghum_bicolor_NCBIv3, whole genome shotgun sequence, one genomic interval encodes:
- the LOC8079882 gene encoding wall-associated receptor kinase 3 yields the protein MVSSVGVLRLLPWLALAAVLLPPPPAASQQPPARGCRQQCGNVTVPYPFGIGAGCHRGAPTGGFRLQCDDAGAGVGRGHPPRLTVSGYGHEVAAISLATAEATVLLNASRACYDRPGDADGCVVSLREQPMALNGSAFLFSSMKSKFVSIGCPGIAYFNDGDGYYVTGCMSVCRPSDRALPGSCRGDDGCCQSNIPLGLNSYRPYLGSFGRRRRGRRRDQEATFLANSTACSYAFMVDAMWFWLAGSHFNRTGDFVVPVVVDWAIRDAPSCAAAARDVGDTYACRSAHSVCLESSNGPGYICNCTAGYQGNPYVADGCTDVDECRHGDEFPCYGVCVNTPGSFTCTCPKGSSGNATLQGGCRRDDDSRFGLPLKIVTGVSAGVLLLLLASFSSHLWVQKRRLLQAKKRFFEQNGGVLLQQQLGSLASSGVAFRIFSEEDIGRATDGFAEARVLGRGGHGVVYKGVLADGSAVAVKKSRVVDGKQVKEFAREMLILSQINHRNVVKLLGCCLDVEVPMLVYEYVSNGSLHGYIHHGGGGGGEVQLSPGARLRIAAESADALAYMHSSASPPILHRDVKSANILLDGDLAAKVSDFGASRLAPAGEAAVATLVQGTLGYLDPEYLLTSQLTSKSDVYSFAVVVLELLTGRKAFVPVEDEDGEEEGGLAFCFITAAQAGRHREIMDQQVMEEVGAEVLDEATELLVRCLSMVADERPTMKEVADKLHRISSGTQN from the coding sequence ATGGTGTCCTCAGTCGGAGTGTTGAGGCTGCTACCATGGCTGGCACTGGCAGCGGTGCTTCTGCCACCTCCACCTGCGGCGTCGCAGCAGCCGCCGGCGAGGGGATGCCGGCAGCAGTGCGGCAACGTGACCGTCCCCTACCCGTTCGGCATCGGCGCGGGCTGCCACCGCGGCGCGCCCACGGGGGGCTTCCGGCTCCAGTGCGacgacgccggcgccggcgtcggCCGCGGACACCCGCCGCGGCTCACCGTGTCCGGCTACGGCCACGAGGTCGCCGCCATCTCGCTGGCGACGGCCGAGGCCACCGTGCTCCTCAACGCCAGCCGCGCGTGCTACGACCGCCCGGGCGACGCCGACGGCTGCGTCGTCAGCCTCCGGGAGCAACCCATGGCGCTCAACGGCAGCGCGTTCCTCTTCTCGTCGATGAAGAGCAAGTTCGTGTCCATCGGCTGCCCCGGCATCGCCTACTTCAACGACGGCGACGGGTACTACGTCACGGGGTGCATGTCCGTGTGCCGGCCGTCGGACCGCGCGCTGCCGGGGTCGTGCCGCGGCGACGACGGCTGCTGCCAGAGCAACATCCCGCTCGGGCTCAACTCCTACCGCCCCTACCTCGGCAGCTtcggccgccggcgccgcggccGGAGACGAGACCAGGAAGCGACGTTCCTGGCCAACTCCACCGCCTGCTCCTACGCGTTCATGGTGGACGCGATGTGGTTCTGGCTCGCCGGGTCGCACTTCAACCGCACCGGCGACTTCGTCGTGCCCGTCGTCGTGGACTGGGCCATCAGGGACGCCCCGAGCTGCGCCGCCGCGGCGCGGGACGTCGGCGACACGTACGCGTGCCGGAGCGCGCACAGCGTCTGCCTCGAGTCCAGCAACGGCCCCGGGTACATCTGCAACTGCACCGCCGGGTACCAGGGCAACCCGTACGTGGCCGACGGCTGCACGGACGTCGACGAGTGCCGGCACGGCGACGAGTTCCCGTGCTACGGCGTGTGCGTCAACACGCCGGGCAGCTTCACCTGCACATGCCCCAAGGGGTCCAGTGGGAACGCCACTCTACAGGGCGGCTGCCGCCGAGACGACGACAGCAGATTCGGTTTGCCACTGAAGATCGTCACCGGTGTCAGCGCCGgcgtgttgctgctgctgctggcgagCTTCTCGTCGCACCTGTGGGTTCAGAAGCGGCGGCTGCTCCAGGCGAAGAAGCGGTTCTTCGAGCAGAACGGCGGCGTCCtcctgcagcagcagctgggctCGCTGGCCAGCTCCGGCGTGGCGTTCAGGATCTTCTCCGAGGAGGATATCGGCAGGGCCACCGACGGCTTCGCGGAGGCGAGGGTCCTCGGCCGTGGAGGGCACGGCGTGGTGTACAAGGGCGTCCTCGCCGACGGCTCCGCCGTGGCCGTGAAGAAGTCGAGGGTCGTCGACGGGAAGCAGGTGAAGGAGTTCGCCAGGGAGATGCTGATCCTCTCGCAGATCAACCACCGGAACGTGGTCAAGCTCCTCGGCTGCTGCCTCGACGTCGAGGTGCCCATGCTGGTGTACGAGTACGTTTCCAATGGCAGCCTCCACGGCTACATccaccacggcggcggcggcggcggcgaggtgcAGCTGTCACCCGGCGCGCGGCTCCGCATCGCGGCCGAGTCGGCGGACGCGCTGGCGTACATGCACTCGTCGGCGTCGCCGCCGATCCTGCACCGCGACGTCAAGTCGGCGAACATCCTCCTCGACGGCGACCTCGCGGCGAAGGTGTCGGACTTCGGCGCGTCGAGGCTGGCGCCGGCGGGCGAGGCGGCGGTGGCCACGCTGGTGCAGGGCACCCTAGGGTACCTGGACCCGGAGTACCTGCTGACGAGCCAGCTGACCAGCAAGAGCGACGTGTACAGCTTCGCGGTGGTCGTGCTGGAGCTCCTCACCGGGAGGAAGGCGTTCGTCCCGGTGGAGGACGAGGACGGGGAAGAGGAAGGCGGCCTCGCGTTCTGCTTCATCACGGCGGCGCAGGCGGGACGGCACCGGGAGATCATGGACCAGCAGGTCATGGAGGAGGTGGGAGCGGAGGTGCTGGACGAGGCCACGGAGCTGCTGGTGCGGTGCCTCAGCATGGTCGCCGATGAGAGGCCAACCATGAAGGAGGTCGCCGACAAACTCCATAGGATCAGCAGCGGTACGCAAAATTAA